The nucleotide sequence CCAGCGCAGCTGGTTCGGCGTGCCCTGGGGGTCCGCGTACCAGCCCGCAGGGGTGTTCGGATGTGATGTCATGGCGGGCAGACTACCCCTCGCCCACCTGGAACGATGGGGTCAGGGAAGGCGCCAGTCCACGGGTTGGGCCCCCTGCTGTACGAGCAGGTCGTTGGCGCGGCTGAACGGACGTGAGCCGAAGAACCCCCGGTCGGCGGACATGGGGGAGGGGTGCGCGGACTCGACCGCCGGAAGGCTGCCCAGTAGCGGCCGTACGTTGCGGGCGTCGCGGCCCCACAGGATGGACACCAGGGGGCGGCCGCGCCCGGCCAGCGCCCGGATCGCCTGCTCGGTGACGTCCTCCCAGCCCTTGCCGCGGTGGGCGGCGGGCCGGCGCGGGGCCGTGGTGAGCGCCTTGTTGAGCAGCAGGACGCCCTGCTGGGTCCAGGGCGTCAGATCGCCGTTGGACGGGCGCGGCAGACCGAGGTCGGTGTGCAGCTCGCGGTAGATGTTCTCCAGGCTGCCGGGAAGCGGCCGGACCTCGGGCGCCACCGAGAAGCTGAGCCCCACCGCGTGTCCGGGCGTCGGATACGGATCCTGACCCACGATCAGCACCTTCACCTCGTCGAAGGGCTGCTGGAAGGCGCGCAGCACATTCGGCCCGGCGGGCAGATAGGTACGGCCTGCCGCGATCTCGGCCCGCAGGAAGTCGCCCATCGCCGCGATGCGTTCCTCGACGGGCTCAAGTGCTTTGGCCCAGCCCGCTTCCACAATTTCATTCAAGGGTCGTGCTGCCACACCGCGTCACTCTAGTGGCTCAGCGGGTGGCCGTGTGCCGCCTCGCGATCACTCTCGGCCGATCCCGCTCGCGATCACTCTCAGCCGATCACGGCGGCCCGGACGCACAGCACATCGGGGAGATGGCGGGCGATCTGCCGCCAGCTCTCGCCCTCGTCGGCGCTCGCGTACACCTCGCCGTTGCGATTGCCGAGGTAGACCCCGACCGGGTCGGCGTCATCGGTGCGCAGCGCGTCCCTCAGCACCACTCCGTAGTGGAGCTCGTCCGGCATCCCGGCGGAGCGCTCCTCCCAGGTGGTGCCCGCGTCCTCGGTGCGAAAGACCCGGCAGCGGTAGCCCGGGGGGTAGCGGTCCGAGCCGTCGTTGACGGGGAAGACGTACGCGACGCCGCCGCGGCGCGGATGGACGGCGACCGCGAAGCCGAAGTCCGCCGGGAGGTCCTTGCCGATCTCGGCCCAGTGCGCCCCGCCGTCGTCGCTGCGGTACACCCCGCCGTGGTTCTGCAGATAGAGCCGGTCGAGATCGACCGGGTCGCGGGCGACCTTGTGGACGCACTGCCCGAACTCCGGGTACTGATCCGGCAGGAAATCCGCCTTGAGCCCGCTGTTGGACGGTGCCCAGCTCTCCCCGCCGTCCGCGGAGCGGTACACCCCGCCCGAGGACACGGCGACCATGAGCGCCCGAGGGTCCCTCGGATCGGGGACGACCGTGTGCACGGCCTGCCCGCCGAACCCCTCGCCCCACTCCGGCCGCTGCGGGTGGTCCCACAGGCCGCGCACGAACGCGAAGGTCTCCCCGCCGTCCTCGGAGCGGAACAGCGCACCCGGCTGGGTGCCCGCGTAGACCACCCCCGGCTCGTCGGGCCCGGCGGGCTGGAGCTGCCACACCCGCTCCAGCGAGGTGTCGGTGCCCTCGGGGAACTTCACCGCGGGCTTGGCGGGCTCGTGCCAGCTGCCCCCGAGGTCGTCGGAGCGGAAGACCGAGGGGCCCCAGTGCGAGCTGTCCGCACCGGCCAGCAGCCGGGGGCGGTCGCCCCGGGTGTCGATGCCGACGGAGTACACCGCCTGCATGGGGAAGTGGGGGCCGGTGAAGTCCCAGCCCGCTTGGCCGCCGCGGCGGCCGAGGAAGAGACCCTTACGGGTGCCGACGGCGAGCAGGACATCGTTCATGACGGCTCACTCCTTGGAGTGCGGGTGCGGGTGCGGGCGCGGGCGCGGGTGCGGGCGCGGGAAGGGCGGCGGAACGAACGGCGAGCGGATCGGTGAAGGAGAAGGCAGTGTGTCCGGCATCACAGAGTCTGCACCCGACCACCGACAACCGGAGGGAGCGCGTCCGCATTTATCTGAGGGCGTCCGCGTCGCCCCAGGTCATGGGTGTGTGTGCCGATGGAGACCGGGCGTGCTCGTACGAGGGGCTTCGTAATTTGACGATCGTCGTACTACGATGTTTACCGTACTACCGCGCGGTCCGGCCGGGCCCCGCGAGGAGAAACGGAGACGTTGATGAGTGCCCTCTTCGAGCCCTTCACCCTGCGGTCGCTGACCATCCCCAACCGCCTCTGGATGTCGCCCATGTGCCAGTACAGCGCGGATGGGGACGAGAGCGCCGGGGTCCCGCACGACTGGCACTTCGTCCACTACGGCGCCCGCGCCACCGGTGGCACCGGGCTGATCCTGGTCGAGGCGACGGCCGTCTCCCCCGAGGGCCGCATCACCCCCGGAGACCTCGGCATCTGGAACGACACCCAGGTCGAGGCGTTCCGTAAGCTCGTCGGCTTCCTCAAGGGGCAGGGCACCGTCCCGGGCATCCAGCTCGCCCATGCCGGCCGTAAGGCGTCCACCGACGCCCCCTGGCGGGGCGGCGCGCCGCTCGGCGCCGACCAGGGGAGCTGGCAGCCGCTGGCGCCGAGCCCGATTCCGTTCGACGAGGGCCATCCGGTGCCGGACGAGCTGTCCGTGGAGCGGATCGGCGAGATCACCCGCCAGTTCGCGGACGCCGCCCGGCGCGCGCTCGCGGCCGGGTTCGAGGTGGCCGAGATTCACGGTGCCCATGGCTACCTCATCGGCGAGTTCCTCTCCCCGCACAGCAACCACCGCACCGACGGCTACGGCGGCTCCTTCGAGAA is from Streptomyces hygroscopicus and encodes:
- a CDS encoding uracil-DNA glycosylase is translated as MAARPLNEIVEAGWAKALEPVEERIAAMGDFLRAEIAAGRTYLPAGPNVLRAFQQPFDEVKVLIVGQDPYPTPGHAVGLSFSVAPEVRPLPGSLENIYRELHTDLGLPRPSNGDLTPWTQQGVLLLNKALTTAPRRPAAHRGKGWEDVTEQAIRALAGRGRPLVSILWGRDARNVRPLLGSLPAVESAHPSPMSADRGFFGSRPFSRANDLLVQQGAQPVDWRLP
- a CDS encoding glycosyl hydrolase, with translation MNDVLLAVGTRKGLFLGRRGGQAGWDFTGPHFPMQAVYSVGIDTRGDRPRLLAGADSSHWGPSVFRSDDLGGSWHEPAKPAVKFPEGTDTSLERVWQLQPAGPDEPGVVYAGTQPGALFRSEDGGETFAFVRGLWDHPQRPEWGEGFGGQAVHTVVPDPRDPRALMVAVSSGGVYRSADGGESWAPSNSGLKADFLPDQYPEFGQCVHKVARDPVDLDRLYLQNHGGVYRSDDGGAHWAEIGKDLPADFGFAVAVHPRRGGVAYVFPVNDGSDRYPPGYRCRVFRTEDAGTTWEERSAGMPDELHYGVVLRDALRTDDADPVGVYLGNRNGEVYASADEGESWRQIARHLPDVLCVRAAVIG
- a CDS encoding oxidoreductase, which gives rise to MSALFEPFTLRSLTIPNRLWMSPMCQYSADGDESAGVPHDWHFVHYGARATGGTGLILVEATAVSPEGRITPGDLGIWNDTQVEAFRKLVGFLKGQGTVPGIQLAHAGRKASTDAPWRGGAPLGADQGSWQPLAPSPIPFDEGHPVPDELSVERIGEITRQFADAARRALAAGFEVAEIHGAHGYLIGEFLSPHSNHRTDGYGGSFENRVRFALEVVDAVREVWPEDLPLFFRISATDWLEENGWTPEDTVRLAALLKDHGVDLLDVSSGGNAAGVRIPTGPGYQVRFAERVRRETGLPVAAVGLITEAEQAEKIVTNGEADAVLLGRELLRDPYFARRAAGEVGGQVRNPDQYHRAVR